In a genomic window of Hevea brasiliensis isolate MT/VB/25A 57/8 unplaced genomic scaffold, ASM3005281v1 Scaf208, whole genome shotgun sequence:
- the LOC131176645 gene encoding uncharacterized protein LOC131176645 isoform X1: MSAKWRALQHRHRYTYSAVIFPSSFTDSLSQSLLSLNPKSQPFFTELNHLISLTSIYSQVAHAKNLASSFTHLLASSIDGDDTALLKTGSRFYLHVLFLENSLPLHRTLVSALSKVSNRDYQSLIGKCFRELCEEYGSRQGKGNKSKRFCLSRVALSILGMPKLGYLVDVIEDCALFVAWDVVLGLDSVVSETREWARPSPIVMEQCQEALSCSYYLLQRFPEKFKEYLNGFDGEELNIMGRVLGVLISVLKSTAFSRDCYVAAGVSLCAALQVCLSPQELALVIIEGIFNQTTCSFLKNNCDGELRVALLKIPFKGDLQSEINSFSVLSRLCLIRGILTAVSRTVLNSHFVVSNNNLDGHEGNGICVGSVKTILYDRILPELCNYCENHVDSHFNFHALTVMQICLQQMKTSISAKITDMSDNYNPLSEEMGTRILRIIWNNLEDPLSQTVKQVHLVFDLFLDIQSTLCMEEGSHGIKSFLKRIASDLLRLGPRCKGRYIPLALLTKRLGPGTMLEMSPDLLFETAQAYTDDDVCCAATTFLKCFLESLRDECWNNNGIEKGYAVYRGHCLPPFLYGLASGVSKLRSNMNTYALPVLLEIDVDSIFPMLAFISIGPSGEEIELPLPKLGFANIELGVEQQVAVLISLLKVCRSLAFIEGDIDLCDSSTSTALEAENGLETEIMNVNALVCIKGIKVKVLVQWLVLALTHSDELLRVDAAETLFLNPKTASIPSHLELTLLKKAVPLNMRSCSTGFQMKWTSLFRKFFSRVRTALERQFKQGSWQPLVNYHNKGSHSSKETKEGVFKRAGNLFNFMRWLSCFLFFSCYPSAPYKRKIMAMELILIMLNVWPIVPSSQDNCGSIASESCLYPYSRGITLPDSTLLLVGSIIDSWDRLRESSFRILLYFPTPLPGISSEDMVRRVVIWAKNLVCSPRVRESDAGALTLRLIFRKYAVELGWIVRAADDVVCFQYQSELVNGDNQIIESRPPVVEYIKSLVDWLNSFVEEGERDLSEACKTSFVHGVLLTLRYTFDELDWNSDAILSSIPEMRQVLNKLLELVTRITSLALWVVSADAWYLPDMDEMADNDMYLMDEVDMVRSSEHGDSDSKHRQESRPSEQIVMVGCWLAMKEVSLLLGTITRKIPLPSNSCSDSLEAFVSDAADTCPLPKFNPILDLKQLEEIGRHFLEVLLKMKHNGAIDKTRAGFTALCNRLLCSNDPRLCKLTESWMEQLMERTVAKGQIVDDLLRRSAGIPAAFIALFLSEPEGAPKKLLPRALRWLIDVANSSLLDPVYVKGINAESNTFSLTKSDQELDSAKPFEMNMMEKSSKIRDEGVVPTVHAFNVLRAAFNDTNLATDTSGFAAEALIVSIRSFSSPYWEVRNSACLAYTALVRRMIGFLNVQKRESARRLLTGLEFFHRYPTLHPFFYNELKVATDLLVDATSGLSESNLAKVVHPSLCSMLILLSRLKPSAIASETGDDLDPFLFMPFIRRCSIQSNLQVRVLASKALMGLVSNEKLPMLLLNVASELPCTDNQITGGAYRASFNSIHGMLLQLSSLLDANCRNLPDIAKKEKILGDLIQVLATRSWIASPKLCPCPIINASFVRMLDHMLSIARTGYMSEKFYAIHDLLLELSTECLDVEDSYGLPYYDPTIAELREQAAVSYFSCVFQASKEEAEEVLQMPRVHLSPDSKLLSPTEKSIFSGLQERLIRSLSDSSYEVRLATLKWLLKFLKSTESSSEVHHVFSSEIRIIQRWTNSDLQATMSKLLECEKNHRCTYYILRILFFWNLLQFKKLSDEKYANSGYLGTLDFDSLSEFWDKLISLYKLTRHMKIRETLICCMAICVKRYASLLTRYVVAYMESSARCNDMDQLERSAHLYECVTFFVNLIKEHSSTSEPVNMRKAAAESIIASGLLEQAEFISSSVFSHEIPFDISGLHFEPKEAVNMYAIQVLEIWFTCIRLLEDEDDAVRQMLASNVQKCFSSKRTRSSSIAREVPTQVEKVIELSFEYLSSIFGHWIDYFDYLSKWVFDAANYVVSKGDLVRRVFDKEIDNHHEEKLLICQICCSHLEKLPVLKLLLGEIPIKQEFRNYLYNLRMRFQNQLISFAKDHVEMLGIDWIGGVGNHKDAFLPLYANLLGFYSLSNCIFNGKIEDGATLVADVVELGKNINPFFKNPLISNLYLLVVESHEKKVGGTADQLAYKFSGDSIWDIFYPYFLLR; encoded by the exons ATGTCTGCGAAGTGGCGGGCATTGCAGCACCGCCACCGCTACACATACAGCGCGGTCATATTCCCATCCTCTTTTACAGACTCTTTATCTCAATCCCTCTTGTCCTTAAACCCAAAGTCTCAACCTTTCTTCACCGAACTCAATCACCTCATCTCACTAACTTCAATCTACTCCCAAGTGGCCCATGCCAAAAACCTTGCTTCATCTTTCACCCATTTATTAGCATCGTCCATAGATGGAGATGATACAGCGCTTTTAAAGACTGGGTCGCGCTTTTATTTGCATGTATTGTTCCTTGAGAATTCTCTGCCTTTACATCGAACTTTAGTTTCTGCTTTATCGAAGGTTAGCAACAGGGATTATCAGTCTCTGATCGGTAAGTGTTTTAGGGAGCTTTGTGAAGAGTATGGTAGTAGACAAGGGAAAGGGAACAAGAGCAAAAGGTTCTGTTTATCGCGGGTGGCTTTATCTATTCTGGGTATGCCTAAGTTGGGGTATTTGGTAGATGTCATTGAAGATTGTGCTCTTTTTGTTGCTTGGGATGTCGTTTTGGGATTGGATAGTGTAGTTTCAGAGACGCGGGAGTGGGCTAGGCCGTCTCCCATTGTTATGGAGCAATGTCAGGAGGCTTTGTCTTGTTCATATTACTTGCTTCAGCGGTTTCCGGAGAAGTTTAAGGAGTATTTGAATGGTTTTGATGGTGAAGAGTTAAATATTATGGGAAGGGTTTTGGGGGTTTTGATAAGCGTGTTGAAATCAACGGCCTTTTCAAGGGATTGTTATGTGGCGGCTGGTGTAAGCTTGTGTGCTGCTTTACAGGTGTGTCTTAGCCCTCAGGAGCTTGCGTTGGTTATCATTGAAGGTATATTTAATCAAACTACATGtagttttcttaaaaataattgcgATGGTGAATTGAGGGTTGCTCTTTTGAAGATTCCATTTAAAGGGGACTTGCAATCTGAAATAAATAGTTTTTCTGTTTTAAGTAGACTTTGCTTGATTAGAGGGATTCTTACTGCTGTTTCAAGGACAGTATTAAATTCCCATTTTGTTGTATCAAATAATAATTTAGACGGCCATGAGGGAAATGGAATTTGTGTTGGCTCTGTTAAGACAATTTTGTATGATAGGATTTTGCCTGAGCTATGCAACTATTGTGAGAACCATGTTGAcagccattttaattttcatgcctTGACGGTGATGCAAATTTGTTTGCAACAGATGAAGACCTCAATTTCAGCTAAAATAACTGATATGTCAGATAATTATAATCCTCTTTCAGAGGAAATGGGCACCCGCATACTGAGGATAATATGGAATAATTTAGAAGATCCTTTAAGTCAAACTGTGAAACAAGTTCATCTGGTTTTTGATCTTTTCTTAGACATTCAATCAACTCTTTGCATGGAAGAGGGTAGTCACGGAATAAAATCATTTCTAAAAAGGATTGCTTCAGATCTTCTTCGACTAGGCCCACGCTGTAAGGGGAGATACATCCCTTTAGCTTTATTGACTAAGAGGCTGGGACCTGGAACTATGCTGGAAATGAGTCCTGACCTGCTGTTTGAAACTGCACAAGCCTACACTGATGACGATGTGTGCTGTGCTGCCACAACATTCTTGAAATGTTTCCTCGAGTCCTTACGTGATGAGTGTTGGAACAACAATGGTATTGAGAAAGGGTATGCAGTTTATAGAGGGCATTGCTTGCCTCCTTTTCTGTATGGGCTTGCATCTGGAGTTTCAAAGCTTCGCTCAAATATGAATACTTATGCTTTGCCAGTTTTACTAGAAATTGATGTGGATAGCATATTTCCTATGCTTGCTTTTATCTCAATTGGGCCTAGTGGAGAGGAAATTGAACTGCCATTGCCTAAGCTGGGCTTTGCAAACATAGAACTGGGAGTTGAACAACAAGTAGCTGTCTTAATCTCTTTGCTTAAGGTATGTCGGTCACTTGCTTTTATTGAGGGGGATATTGATTTATGTGACTCTTCAACTTCGACAGCACTTGAGGCAGAGAATGGCCTAGAAACAGAAATTATGAATGTAAATGCTCTTGTCTGCATAAAAGGGATAAAGGTTAAGGTTCTCGTTCAATGGCTAGTATTAGCATTGACCCATTCTGATGAGTTGCTTCGTGTAGATGCTGCAGAGACCCTCTTCTTAAACCCCAAAACAGCTAGTATTCCTTCCCATTTAGAATTGACTCTTCTGAAAAAAGCTGTGCCATTAAACATGAGAAGTTGCTCTACAGGCTTCCAGATGAAGTGGACCAGCTTGTTTAGAAAGTTCTTTTCTCGAGTTCGAACAGCCTTGGAGAGACAATTTAAGCAAGGGAGCTGGCAACCTCTTGTGAACTACCACAATAAAGGGTCACACTCATCTAAGGAAACCAAAGAAGGCGTATTTAAAAGAGCAGggaatctttttaattttatgagaTGGCTGTCTTGTTTTTTGTTTTTCTCATGCTATCCCTCTGCcccttacaaaagaaaaataatggcCATGGAGCTCATATTGATAATGCTTAATGTTTGGCCTATTgtaccatcttctcaagataattGTGGTTCCATTGCTTCTGAAAGCTGTCTCTATCCATACAGCAGAGGAATTACTTTACCTGATTCAACTTTGTTATTAGTTGGATCTATTATTGATAGTTGGGACAGGCTGAGAGAGAGTTCTTTTCGCATATTGCTTTATTTTCCTACCCCCCTTCCTGGAATTTCAAGTGAAGACATGGTCCGGAGAGTGGTTATATGGGCTAAGAACTTAGTTTGCAGTCCACGTGTGAGGGAAAGTGATGCTGGGGCACTTACATTGAGGCTTATATTCAGGAAATATGCTGTAGAGCTAGGGTGGATTGTCAGAGCTGCTGATGATGTTGTTTGTTTTCAATATCAATCTGAACTAGTTAATGGtgataatcaaattattgagtctAGGCCTCCTGTAGTCGAGTATATTAAATCACTAGTTGATTGGCTGAATAGTTTTGTGGAGGAGGGAGAGAGGGATCTTTCTGAAGCTTGCAAAACAAGCTTTGTTCATGGTGTGTTACTTACCCTACGATATACTTTTGATGAATTGGATTGGAATTCTGATGCTATCTTGTCCAGCATTCCAGAGATGAGACAAGTATTGAATAAGCTTCTGGAATTGGTAACCCGAATCACGTCACTAGCACTTTGGGTGGTTTCTGCAGATGCTTGGTATCTTCCTGACATGGATGAAATGGCTGATAATGATATGTACTTGATGGATGAAGTGGATATGGTAAGATCATCAGAACATGGGGACAGTGATTCAAAACATAGGCAGGAGAGCAGACCATCAGAACAGATTGTCATGGTCGGTTGTTGGCTGGCCATGAAAGAG GTTAGTCTTCTGCTAGGAACCATTACAAGAAAAATTCCTTTACCAAGTAATAGTTGCTCAGATTCACTAGAGGCCTTTGTTTCTGATGCCGCTGATACTTGCCCACTACCAAAATTCAATCCAATACTTGATTTGAAACAACTAGAAGAAATTGGGAGGCACTTCTTAGAAGTCCTTTTGAAGATGAAGCATAATGGAGCAATTGATAAGACAAGGGCTGGATTTACAGCACTTTGCAACCGTTTACTTTGCTCCAATGACCCAAG ACTTTGTAAGTTGACAGAGTCTTGGATGGAGCAACTTATGGAAAGAACTGTGGCAAAGGGACAAATTGTGGATGATCTGTTAAGGAGAAGTGCAGGTATTCCTGCAGCATTTATTGCTCTTTTTCTCTCAGAACCTGAAGGGGCACCAAAAAAACTTCTTCCACGGGCTTTAAGGTGGCTAATAGATGTTGCTAACAGCTCGTTGCTGGATCCTGTTTATGTCAAGGGCATAAATGCTGAGTCAAACACGTTTTCATTAACAAAGTCAGACCAAGAACTTGATTCTGCAAAGCCatttgagatgaatatgatggaGAAAAGCTCAAAGATCCGAGATGAGGGTGTAGTTCCAACTGTAcatgcatttaatgttcttagAGCTGCTTTCAATGACACAAACCTGGCTACTGATACATCTGGTTTTGCTGCGGAGGCCTTGATTGTTTCAATTCGTTCTTTCTCCTCTCCATACTGGGAGGTCCGAAATAGTGCATGTCTGGCATACACTGCCTTGGTACGGCGCATGATAGGATTCCTAAATGTTCAAAAACGAGAATCTGCACGACGCCTGTTAACTGGGCTGGAATTTTTTCACAG GTATCCCACATTGCATCCATTTTTTTACAATGAACTGAAAGTTGCAACTGATTTGCTTGTGGATGCAACTTCTGGGCTTTCAGAATCCAACCTAGCAAAGGTTGTCCACCCAAGCTTGTGTTCTATGTTGATTCTTTTATCCAGGCTCAAGCCTTCAGCAATTGCAAGTGAGACTGGAGATGATCTGGATCCTTTCCTGTTTATGCCATTCATCAGGAGGTGCTCAATTCAGAGCAACCTGCAAGTCCGTGTTCTTGCATCTAAAGCTTTAATGGGTCTGGTATCCAATGAGAAACTTCCAATGCTCCTCCTGAATGTTGCTTCTGAATTGCCTTGCACAGATAATCAAATCACAGGTGGAGCCTACCGTGCTTCCTTTAATTCCATTCATGGAATGCTATTGCAGCTGAGTTCTCTTCTGGATGCAAATTGTAGAAACCTGCCTGATATTGCAaagaaagaaaagattcttgGGGACTTGATCCAAGTTCTTGCTACACGTTCATGGATTGCAAGCCCCAAACTGTGTCCTTGCCCCATTATTAATGCCTCTTTTGTGAGAATGCTTGATCACATGCTCAGTATTGCAAGAACAGGCTATATGAGTGAAAAATTTTATGCCATTCATGATCTGCTGTTGGAGCTATCTACAGAATGCCTAGATGTAGAAGATTCTTATGGACTTCCATATTATGATCCAACTATAGCAGAACTTCGTGAACAGGCAGCTGTCTCCTACTTCAGTTGTGTGTTCCAGGCATCTAAAGAAGAAGCTGAAGAGGTTCTTCAGATGCCACGCGTGCACCTATCACCTGATTCAAAATTGTTGAGCCCAACTGAAAAAAGCATTTTTTCAGGTCTACAGGAGAGACTGATTCGTTCCTTGTCAGATTCATCATATGAAGTTCGACTTGCAACATTGAAGTGGCTGCTGAAGTTCCTAAAGTCTACAGAATCTAGCAGTGAGGTTCATCATGTGTTTAGCAGTGAGATTAGAATTATTCAGCGCTGGACTAATTCAGATCTCCAGGCAACAATGTCAAAGCTCTTAGAATGTGAGAAGAATCATAGATGTACATATTACATTCTGAGGATTCTCTTCTTTTGGAACTTACTGCAGTTTAAGAAGCTTAGTGATGAAAAATATGCCAACAGTGGCTATCTTGGTACGTTGGATTTTGATTCCTTGTCTGAGTTTTGGGATAAGCTGATATCTTTGTACAAGCTCACAAGACATATGAAGATTCGAGAAACACTCATCTGCTGCATGGCTATATGTGTGAAGAGGTATGCAAGTTTGTTAACCAGATATGTTGTTGCCTACATGGAGAGCAGTGCTAGATGTAATGACATGGATCAATTGGAGAGATCAGCCCACTTGTATGAATGTGTTACCTTTTTTGTTAATCTGATTAAAGAACATAGTTCTACATCTGAGCCAGTGAACATGCGCAAGGCAGCTGCTGAATCTATAATTGCATCGGGTCTGCTGGAACAAGCTGAATTTATCAGTTCTTCTGTGTTCTCTCATGAAATCCCTTTTGACATTTCAGGTCTCCATTTTGAACCAAAAGAAGCTGTTAATATGTATGCTATTCAGGTGCTGGAAATATGGTTCACATGCATTAGGTTGCTGGAGGATGAAGATGATGCGGTAAGACAAATGCTAGCCTCGAATGTGCAGAAATGCTTTTCTTCAAAAAGAACTAGAAGCAGCTCTATTGCTAGAGAGGTCCCAACCCAAGTGGAGAAAGTGATTGAATTGAGTTTTGAGTATCTGTCTTCTATCTTTGGTCACTGGATCGATTACTTTGATTATCTTTCAAAGTGGGTATTCGATGCTGCAAATTATGTGGTATCAAAAGGAGACCTTGTAAGGCGTGTGTTTGACAAGGAAATTGATAATCATCATGAAGAGAAGTTGTTGATCTGTCAAATTTGTTGCTCCCATTTGGAGAAGCTTCCAGTTCTAAAATTATTGTTGGGTGAAATTCCAATCAAACAAGAGTTCAGGAATTATTTATACAACTTGAGAATGAGATTCCAAAATCAGCTGATTTCATTTGCCAAGGACCATGTTGAGATGCTAGGAATTGACTGGATAGGCGGCGTGGGTAACCACAAAGATGCATTTCTACCTCTATATGCAAATTTGCTTGGCTTTTATTCTCTCTCGAACTGCATTTTCAATGGGAAAATTGAAGATGGTGCGACTCTAGTAGCTGATGTTGTCGAACTTGGTAAAAACATCAATCCATTTTTTAAAAATCCTTTGATTTCTAACCTGTATTTGTTAGTTGTAGAATCACATGAGAAAAAGGTCGGTGGGACCGCTGACCAGCTGGCCTATAAATTCTCAGGTGACTCAATTTGGGACATTTTTTATCCCTATTTTCTTCTTAGGTGA